From Luteococcus japonicus, one genomic window encodes:
- a CDS encoding YbhB/YbcL family Raf kinase inhibitor-like protein translates to MELASTSFADGERIDLMYAEEGAGGQNISPALAWTDAPEGTKSFAVTIFDPDAPTGSGWWHWVAVDIPAEVTSLPEGASMPEGVREWVTDHGYAGYGGPCPPPGPAHRYIHTVYALPFEELPVPDDATSAQVRFTILANQLDSASTTGLFALPEQNSQDSPA, encoded by the coding sequence ATGGAACTCGCCAGCACGTCATTCGCCGACGGCGAGAGGATCGACCTGATGTACGCGGAGGAGGGCGCAGGGGGCCAGAACATCAGCCCCGCGCTGGCCTGGACGGATGCACCGGAAGGCACCAAGAGCTTTGCCGTGACCATCTTCGATCCCGATGCCCCCACCGGATCCGGGTGGTGGCACTGGGTGGCCGTCGACATCCCGGCCGAGGTCACCAGCCTCCCCGAAGGTGCCTCGATGCCCGAGGGCGTCCGCGAATGGGTCACCGACCATGGCTATGCCGGCTATGGCGGCCCCTGCCCTCCGCCCGGCCCAGCGCATCGCTACATCCACACGGTGTACGCGCTGCCGTTCGAGGAATTGCCAGTGCCCGACGACGCCACCAGCGCGCAGGTACGGTTCACCATCCTGGCCAACCAGCTGGACAGCGCCAGCACCACCGGGCTGTTCGCCCTGCCCGAGCAGA
- a CDS encoding SGNH/GDSL hydrolase family protein, whose translation MDNKFLSVTTAVALSGAITLGSVPQAQAATVGYVRKVTALGDSYPAGSMGNEGNSYVERYGRRTGQRPLNHARGGWRTTDVLYMFANSPVTLRNVRDTRTVIITIGANDIAGSYRNPSGAANSVAAYQPALDKMRGNLNKVLWHVSKARGGANGRVVVTTYNNIYTDGSHLTAKGSSYARGAENLTRAVNSIILSSCARYKMACVDVYPAFNVSSVDSLVNYDGTHPSSKGHQLYADKIYARVR comes from the coding sequence ATGGACAACAAGTTTCTTTCGGTCACCACGGCCGTCGCGCTGAGCGGTGCCATCACCCTCGGCTCGGTGCCGCAGGCCCAGGCCGCAACCGTCGGCTACGTGCGCAAGGTCACCGCTCTGGGTGACTCCTACCCGGCCGGGTCCATGGGCAACGAGGGCAACTCCTACGTCGAGCGCTACGGCCGCCGCACCGGACAGCGGCCCCTGAACCATGCTCGTGGGGGATGGCGCACCACCGACGTGCTCTACATGTTCGCCAACTCCCCGGTGACCCTGCGCAATGTGCGCGACACTCGGACCGTCATCATCACGATCGGCGCCAATGACATTGCCGGGAGCTACCGGAACCCCAGCGGTGCCGCGAATTCCGTCGCCGCCTACCAGCCAGCCCTGGACAAGATGCGCGGCAACCTGAACAAGGTGCTGTGGCACGTCTCGAAGGCGCGCGGCGGGGCCAATGGCCGTGTGGTCGTCACCACCTACAACAACATCTACACCGATGGCAGCCACCTCACGGCGAAGGGATCCTCCTACGCCCGGGGGGCCGAGAACCTCACCCGCGCCGTCAACAGCATCATCCTGAGCAGCTGTGCCCGGTACAAGATGGCCTGCGTCGACGTGTACCCGGCCTTCAATGTCTCCTCGGTGGACAGCCTGGTCAACTACGACGGCACGCACCCCAGCTCCAAGGGCCACCAGCTCTACGCGGACAAGATCTACGCCCGCGTGCGCTGA
- a CDS encoding DEAD/DEAH box helicase, whose protein sequence is MRLIDQLPTLGSNPGPDAIYEAFTTWATSTGITLYPHQEEAILEILSGNNAIVMTPTGSGKSLIALAAHFHALATNGVSFYTAPIKALVSEKFFALCEVFGATNVGMVTGDASVNADAPIICCTAEILANIALREGRTADVTQVVMDEYHFVADPDRGWAWQVGVTELPQAQQILMSATLGDVTDLSRDLTRRSGRETAVISDAVRPVPLVYRWALTPIHETVEEIVRDGEAPVYIVHSTQAAALERAQALLSVKLVSTEDRHRIVEAMGHFRFAGGFGKTLEKLVKAGIGVHHAGMLPRYRRLVETLAQQGLLKVICGTDTLGVGINVPIRTVLFTALTKFDGRRMRTLRSREFHQIAGRAGRAGFDTVGYVVAQAPEHVVENTRNLARAGDDVKKQRKVQRKKPPEGFINYTEEGFQKLIDSVPETLHARMKITNAMLLNLVERDQDTAQAVVHLVEESVKDERTQKQLKRRAVALGRSLIQADVVTRLDPPEPSGRRYELADSLQDNFALNQPLSAFAMAAFELLDPDSADYVLDLVSIIEATLEDPMFVLIQQQYKARGEAVAEMKADGYDYEERMEALEEVEWPKPLAELLDHAYESYRPTHPWITENQLSPKSIVRDMFERAMTFGEYVAHYKIQRSEGLLLRYLSDAYRALRQSVPERFVTEELTDLVEWLGEVIRLTDSSLLDEWEALTDPDADPEDRLKALTHPAEKRHPVTGNARAFKVLVRNAMWRHVELMAYDKVDELAELDARDPDNAMDSGAWDEALGQYWDQHEDMGLDGDARGPKMLRIEEFGGKGQPRTWRVAQIIDDPDHDHDWQLQASIDLDACDEAGELVLHVLGFSRID, encoded by the coding sequence ATGCGCCTCATCGACCAGTTGCCCACCCTGGGCTCGAACCCGGGCCCCGACGCCATCTACGAAGCCTTCACCACGTGGGCGACGTCCACCGGCATCACGCTCTACCCGCACCAGGAGGAGGCGATCCTGGAGATCCTGAGCGGCAACAACGCCATCGTGATGACGCCGACGGGCTCCGGCAAGAGCCTGATTGCCCTGGCAGCGCACTTCCACGCCTTGGCCACCAACGGGGTCAGTTTCTACACCGCGCCCATCAAGGCCCTGGTGAGCGAGAAGTTCTTCGCGCTGTGCGAGGTCTTCGGCGCCACCAATGTGGGCATGGTCACCGGTGACGCCTCGGTGAACGCGGACGCACCGATCATCTGCTGCACGGCGGAGATCCTGGCCAACATCGCCCTGCGCGAGGGCCGCACCGCCGACGTCACCCAGGTGGTGATGGACGAGTACCACTTCGTCGCGGATCCCGACCGCGGCTGGGCCTGGCAGGTGGGCGTCACCGAGCTGCCGCAGGCGCAGCAGATCCTGATGAGCGCGACGCTGGGCGACGTGACGGACCTGAGCCGCGACCTGACGCGTCGCAGCGGCCGGGAGACCGCGGTGATCTCCGACGCCGTGCGGCCGGTCCCGCTGGTCTACCGCTGGGCGCTGACGCCCATCCACGAGACCGTCGAGGAGATCGTGCGCGACGGCGAGGCGCCGGTCTACATCGTGCACTCGACGCAGGCCGCCGCCCTGGAGCGGGCGCAGGCCCTGCTCAGCGTGAAGCTGGTCAGCACCGAGGACCGGCACCGGATCGTGGAGGCGATGGGCCACTTCCGCTTCGCCGGCGGCTTCGGCAAGACCCTGGAGAAGCTGGTCAAGGCCGGCATCGGCGTGCACCACGCCGGCATGCTCCCCCGCTACCGACGGCTGGTGGAAACCCTTGCCCAGCAGGGACTGCTCAAGGTGATCTGCGGCACCGACACCCTTGGCGTAGGGATCAACGTGCCGATCCGCACCGTCCTGTTCACCGCCCTGACCAAGTTCGACGGACGACGGATGCGCACCCTGCGCAGCCGCGAATTCCACCAGATCGCCGGCCGGGCCGGGCGCGCCGGCTTCGACACCGTCGGCTACGTCGTCGCACAGGCCCCCGAGCACGTCGTGGAGAACACCCGGAACCTGGCAAGGGCCGGTGACGACGTGAAGAAGCAGCGCAAGGTGCAGCGCAAGAAGCCACCGGAGGGCTTCATCAACTACACCGAGGAGGGCTTCCAGAAGCTCATCGACTCGGTGCCGGAGACGCTGCATGCCCGGATGAAGATCACCAATGCCATGCTGCTGAACCTCGTCGAGCGCGACCAGGACACGGCCCAGGCCGTTGTGCACCTGGTGGAGGAGTCCGTGAAGGACGAGCGCACCCAGAAGCAGCTGAAGCGCCGCGCCGTCGCCCTGGGACGTTCCCTGATCCAGGCCGATGTGGTGACCCGGCTGGATCCGCCGGAGCCGTCGGGGCGCCGTTACGAGCTGGCGGACAGCCTGCAGGACAATTTCGCGCTGAACCAGCCGCTGAGCGCCTTCGCGATGGCCGCCTTCGAACTCCTGGACCCCGACTCCGCGGACTACGTGCTGGACCTGGTGAGCATCATCGAGGCGACGCTGGAGGACCCGATGTTCGTGCTGATCCAGCAGCAGTACAAGGCCCGTGGCGAGGCCGTCGCCGAGATGAAGGCCGACGGCTATGACTACGAGGAGCGGATGGAGGCGCTGGAGGAGGTCGAGTGGCCCAAGCCGCTGGCCGAGCTGCTGGACCACGCCTACGAGTCCTACCGCCCCACCCACCCGTGGATCACGGAGAACCAGCTGAGCCCCAAGAGCATCGTGCGCGACATGTTCGAACGGGCGATGACCTTCGGCGAGTACGTCGCGCACTACAAGATCCAACGCAGCGAGGGCCTGCTGCTGCGCTACCTGTCCGATGCCTACCGGGCCCTGCGGCAGAGCGTGCCGGAGCGCTTCGTCACCGAGGAACTGACGGATCTGGTGGAGTGGCTGGGCGAGGTGATCCGCCTCACCGACTCGTCGCTGCTCGACGAGTGGGAGGCGCTCACCGATCCCGACGCGGACCCGGAGGACCGGTTGAAGGCGCTCACGCACCCCGCCGAGAAGCGCCACCCGGTCACCGGCAATGCCCGCGCCTTCAAGGTGCTGGTGCGCAATGCCATGTGGCGCCACGTGGAGTTGATGGCCTACGACAAGGTTGACGAGTTGGCCGAGCTGGATGCCCGGGACCCGGACAACGCGATGGATTCCGGTGCCTGGGATGAGGCGCTGGGCCAGTACTGGGACCAGCACGAAGACATGGGCCTGGACGGTGACGCCCGCGGCCCGAAGATGCTGCGCATCGAGGAGTTCGGCGGCAAGGGGCAGCCCAGGACCTGGCGGGTCGCGCAGATCATCGATGACCCGGACCACGACCACGACTGGCAGCTGCAGGCCTCGATCGACCTGGACGCCTGCGACGAGGCCGGCGAGCTGGTGCTGCACGTGCTGGGATTCAGCCGGATCGACTGA
- a CDS encoding cytochrome c biogenesis CcdA family protein — protein sequence MGQTSFAVAFLGGLAALFSPCAAMLLPSFFAFAFTRTGTMVGRLLLFLVGLLAAMVPLGLAAGSLGQALLADTATMLRIGAVLLLVLGLVTAAGLSLPMPGLSRSGRGNPATPLAILALGASYGLASGCTGPILGSVLTLAAMGGSPVLAGAMMAVYALGMALPLVLVSLLWERLRLGERNWFKPRPVTLGPVHTTLTQLVSGIVFAALGLFLLVTGGQAGGLLDATTQYRLENRLAAWGRAVGNIPVLVLVVLLVGGLTWLWLAERERAAR from the coding sequence ATGGGCCAGACCAGCTTCGCCGTCGCCTTCCTGGGCGGACTCGCCGCACTGTTCAGTCCGTGTGCTGCCATGCTGCTGCCCAGCTTCTTCGCCTTCGCCTTCACCCGCACGGGGACCATGGTGGGCCGCCTGTTGCTCTTCCTCGTCGGGCTGTTGGCCGCGATGGTCCCCCTGGGCCTGGCCGCGGGTTCCCTGGGGCAGGCGCTGCTGGCGGACACCGCGACCATGCTCCGCATCGGGGCGGTCCTGCTGCTGGTCCTCGGGCTGGTGACGGCCGCCGGTCTGAGCCTGCCGATGCCCGGACTGTCCCGCTCCGGCCGCGGGAACCCCGCCACACCCCTGGCGATCCTCGCCCTGGGCGCCAGTTACGGGCTGGCCAGCGGGTGCACCGGCCCCATCCTGGGATCGGTGCTCACTCTCGCAGCGATGGGTGGCAGCCCGGTGCTGGCCGGCGCGATGATGGCGGTCTACGCACTGGGCATGGCTCTTCCCCTGGTGCTTGTCAGCCTGTTGTGGGAGCGCCTGCGGCTGGGGGAGCGGAACTGGTTCAAGCCACGCCCCGTCACCCTCGGTCCGGTGCACACCACGCTGACCCAGCTTGTCAGCGGGATCGTCTTTGCCGCCCTGGGCCTCTTCCTGCTGGTCACCGGCGGTCAGGCCGGTGGCCTGCTGGATGCCACCACCCAGTACCGCTTGGAGAACCGGCTGGCCGCATGGGGACGGGCCGTGGGCAACATTCCGGTCCTGGTGCTGGTGGTGCTGCTGGTTGGTGGCCTGACCTGGCTGTGGCTGGCCGAACGCGAACGTGCGGCAAGATGA
- a CDS encoding aldolase, with protein MSTQSPDSHTPLPSRMTDGRLVATLPDRAMPSLVAAVEVMVQEGVDVVSLPVAQAEQVARLRGIFGPRACFGIHDVDDDGQLREALEAGAEFVSLSGPDQELLDHCHQAGIPALVAALTPTEIRGAWRMGPAAVVVVPAEVMGSGYPEAVLPLAPGAVVTARGGLGAYAARRWAEAGAVALWLDEALIGDAFRGGPLGSLRERCQTFRAAVDEPRD; from the coding sequence ATGAGCACGCAGAGCCCGGATTCGCACACCCCGCTTCCGTCCCGGATGACCGACGGCAGGCTCGTCGCAACGCTGCCGGACCGGGCGATGCCGTCGCTGGTGGCCGCCGTGGAGGTGATGGTGCAGGAGGGTGTCGACGTCGTCAGCCTTCCCGTGGCGCAGGCAGAGCAGGTGGCCCGGCTGCGGGGCATCTTCGGCCCGCGGGCCTGTTTCGGCATCCATGACGTCGACGACGACGGCCAGCTGCGCGAGGCATTGGAGGCCGGTGCCGAGTTCGTGTCCCTGAGTGGCCCGGACCAGGAGCTGCTGGACCACTGTCACCAGGCGGGCATCCCGGCCCTCGTCGCGGCACTGACTCCCACGGAGATCCGGGGCGCGTGGCGGATGGGGCCCGCTGCGGTGGTGGTGGTCCCGGCAGAGGTGATGGGATCCGGCTATCCGGAGGCCGTGCTGCCGTTGGCTCCGGGCGCGGTGGTGACGGCACGCGGTGGGCTGGGCGCCTATGCCGCCCGGCGCTGGGCCGAGGCCGGGGCCGTGGCCCTGTGGCTCGACGAGGCACTGATCGGTGACGCCTTCAGGGGCGGGCCGCTCGGCAGTCTGCGGGAGCGTTGCCAGACCTTCCGGGCCGCCGTCGACGAGCCGCGGGACTGA
- a CDS encoding DsbA family protein: MASHSAPQPPQDRQHGVATTSDGSTAGSGWQHGSSASAPSTGSPKLPWVLVAMLTALCLGLGAMLGAQSSELKRLRTQASAQPAGATSAPAASVAPPSQNPEAVAAMKKLPRRDANDPTAQGGVDAPVVMIEWSDYRCPFCSVWSRETRPKLQPYIDNGSLRIEHRDLVLFGDQSLNASLAARAAGLQGKYWEFYDAVHQAAPTNGHPEIKDTDLQAFAKKAGVPDLAKFTKDSKSAAVREAVAKDNTEARSLGISGTPFFVVNTTPLSGAQPAEVFAQVIESNGGKK, encoded by the coding sequence ATGGCCAGCCACTCCGCACCCCAGCCGCCCCAGGACCGCCAGCACGGCGTCGCCACGACGTCCGACGGCAGCACCGCCGGTTCCGGCTGGCAGCACGGCAGCAGCGCGTCGGCGCCCTCCACTGGCTCCCCGAAATTGCCGTGGGTACTGGTCGCGATGCTGACCGCGCTGTGCCTCGGCCTCGGGGCGATGTTGGGGGCACAGAGCAGCGAGTTGAAGCGGCTGCGTACACAGGCCTCCGCCCAGCCCGCGGGCGCCACGAGCGCTCCGGCCGCCAGCGTCGCGCCCCCGTCGCAGAACCCGGAGGCCGTCGCGGCCATGAAGAAGCTGCCTCGACGCGACGCGAATGACCCGACCGCCCAGGGTGGGGTCGATGCACCCGTGGTGATGATCGAGTGGTCGGACTACCGGTGCCCCTTCTGCTCCGTGTGGTCCCGCGAGACCAGGCCGAAGTTGCAGCCCTACATCGACAACGGCAGCCTGCGCATCGAGCACCGTGACCTGGTGCTCTTCGGGGACCAGTCCCTGAACGCGTCCCTGGCGGCCCGGGCTGCCGGCCTGCAGGGCAAGTACTGGGAGTTCTACGACGCAGTGCACCAAGCGGCGCCCACCAACGGTCACCCCGAGATCAAGGACACCGACCTGCAGGCCTTCGCGAAGAAGGCCGGCGTCCCGGACCTCGCCAAGTTCACCAAGGACTCCAAGAGCGCCGCCGTCCGCGAGGCCGTCGCCAAGGACAACACCGAGGCCCGCAGCCTGGGAATCAGTGGAACCCCCTTCTTCGTGGTCAACACCACACCCCTGTCCGGCGCCCAGCCGGCGGAGGTCTTCGCCCAGGTGATCGAGTCCAACGGCGGCAAGAAGTAG
- a CDS encoding TetR/AcrR family transcriptional regulator, which yields MTRMALAERRQKLIEAALAVIGQQGVSAATTRAIASEAEMPLASFHYAFESHQALMSEAMEVLDRLEREHCEGLVISGATLPEMVTGMLENHLDDLVERRSAYLSRWELADHALRTDAMQERPAQWRQRRRELVAGKVAAHLASHPELGGHDARAVTEAMLVMCDGIEARYLVTADEAGTRQAIAALASTFTR from the coding sequence ATGACCAGGATGGCGCTGGCGGAACGCCGCCAGAAGTTGATCGAGGCGGCCCTGGCCGTGATCGGCCAGCAGGGCGTGTCTGCTGCAACCACGCGTGCGATCGCGTCGGAGGCCGAGATGCCGCTGGCCAGCTTCCATTACGCCTTCGAGTCCCATCAGGCCCTGATGTCCGAGGCCATGGAGGTGCTGGACAGGCTGGAACGGGAGCACTGTGAGGGGCTGGTCATCTCCGGGGCGACGCTCCCCGAGATGGTCACGGGCATGCTCGAGAACCACCTGGATGACCTCGTGGAGCGGCGTTCCGCCTACCTGAGCCGGTGGGAGTTGGCGGACCACGCCCTGCGCACTGACGCCATGCAGGAACGGCCGGCACAGTGGCGTCAACGCCGTCGCGAGCTCGTCGCCGGCAAGGTGGCGGCGCACCTGGCGTCCCACCCGGAGCTTGGAGGCCACGACGCGCGCGCCGTCACCGAGGCCATGTTGGTGATGTGCGACGGGATCGAGGCCCGCTACCTGGTCACGGCAGACGAGGCCGGGACTCGGCAGGCGATTGCGGCGTTGGCTTCGACCTTCACCCGCTGA